The following coding sequences are from one Lolium rigidum isolate FL_2022 chromosome 6, APGP_CSIRO_Lrig_0.1, whole genome shotgun sequence window:
- the LOC124668368 gene encoding uncharacterized protein LOC124668368 isoform X2, with the protein MDRAWGWSRLVIYEVADTTVEWPVFMKYLNEYFKRNAGSLFNMSAAARHCLKEEGRYRMIHEKDLSAEDITLSDSIKKRAIHVLNSEVKSVAAASGLMCMAEEARLMSDLRGDHFETISVFSSYIRQSALRLTHYQGSEPDSIAAALLGLVKETISVRNLMNRGNTNISVDELECGFIREATVPLLEKLENHFAREISCTVDEHASSLIRDNTVGGFKADKSEKPTRDSTVVELKPNANEKQKNTKDRGGKNNLGNGKRKRSDK; encoded by the exons ATGGATAGAGCATGGGGATGGAGCAGGCTGGTGATCTACGAGGTGGCAGATACTACTGTTGAGTGGCCCGTTTTTATGAAATATCTGAACGAGTATTTCAAACGCAATGCTGGTTCTCTTTTCAACATGAGTGCAGCTGCCCGTCAC TGTCTCAAGGAGGAGGGCAGGTATCGCATGATTCATGAAAAAGATCTCAGCGCTGAAGACATAACCTTGAGCGACAGTATCAAGAAGCGAGCAATCCATGTTTTGAACTCAGAGGTTAAATCTGTTGCTGCAGCTTCTGGATTGATG TGTATGGCGGAGGAGGCCAGGTTGATGTCTGACTTGCGAGGAGATCATTTCGAAACCATTTCTGTCTTTTCGAGCTATATCAGGCAGAGTGCCCTGCGTCTCACGCACTACCAAGGGTCTGAACCTGATTCCATTGCTGCTGCCCTTCTG GGTTTGGTGAAGGAGACTATCTCTGTGCGTAACCTGATGAATCGAGGGAACACCAACATCAGTGTAGACGAATTAGAGTGTGGATTTATCCGAGAGGCTACTGTTCCACTTTTGGAGAAACTTGAAAATCACTTTGCTCGTGAAATTTCTTGTACTGTAGATGAGCATGCCAGTTCGCTTATAAG GGATAACACTGTTGGGGGATTCAAAGCTGACAAATCAGAGAAGCCTACAAG GGACAGCACTGTGGTGGAGTTGAAACCCAATGCAAATGAAAAGCAAAAGAATACAAAGGATCGTGGTGGAAAGAACAACCTTGGGAATGGAAAGAGGAAGAGATCTGATAAG TAA
- the LOC124668368 gene encoding uncharacterized protein LOC124668368 isoform X1 — translation MGSQSNRAGVLDEDEWLKLEERKNMLAWIEYMEITMGKYKTPPPMEIVLYPDLMDRAWGWSRLVIYEVADTTVEWPVFMKYLNEYFKRNAGSLFNMSAAARHCLKEEGRYRMIHEKDLSAEDITLSDSIKKRAIHVLNSEVKSVAAASGLMCMAEEARLMSDLRGDHFETISVFSSYIRQSALRLTHYQGSEPDSIAAALLGLVKETISVRNLMNRGNTNISVDELECGFIREATVPLLEKLENHFAREISCTVDEHASSLIRDNTVGGFKADKSEKPTRDSTVVELKPNANEKQKNTKDRGGKNNLGNGKRKRSDK, via the exons ATGGGGAGCCAATCTAATCGTGCTGGTGTTCTCGATGAAGACGAGTGGCTTAAGCTTGAGGAGCGGAAAAATATGCTGGCTTGGATCGAGTACATGGAAATTACCATGGGGAAATACAAGACACCACCGCCAATGGAAATCGTTCTGTACCCAG ATCTCATGGATAGAGCATGGGGATGGAGCAGGCTGGTGATCTACGAGGTGGCAGATACTACTGTTGAGTGGCCCGTTTTTATGAAATATCTGAACGAGTATTTCAAACGCAATGCTGGTTCTCTTTTCAACATGAGTGCAGCTGCCCGTCAC TGTCTCAAGGAGGAGGGCAGGTATCGCATGATTCATGAAAAAGATCTCAGCGCTGAAGACATAACCTTGAGCGACAGTATCAAGAAGCGAGCAATCCATGTTTTGAACTCAGAGGTTAAATCTGTTGCTGCAGCTTCTGGATTGATG TGTATGGCGGAGGAGGCCAGGTTGATGTCTGACTTGCGAGGAGATCATTTCGAAACCATTTCTGTCTTTTCGAGCTATATCAGGCAGAGTGCCCTGCGTCTCACGCACTACCAAGGGTCTGAACCTGATTCCATTGCTGCTGCCCTTCTG GGTTTGGTGAAGGAGACTATCTCTGTGCGTAACCTGATGAATCGAGGGAACACCAACATCAGTGTAGACGAATTAGAGTGTGGATTTATCCGAGAGGCTACTGTTCCACTTTTGGAGAAACTTGAAAATCACTTTGCTCGTGAAATTTCTTGTACTGTAGATGAGCATGCCAGTTCGCTTATAAG GGATAACACTGTTGGGGGATTCAAAGCTGACAAATCAGAGAAGCCTACAAG GGACAGCACTGTGGTGGAGTTGAAACCCAATGCAAATGAAAAGCAAAAGAATACAAAGGATCGTGGTGGAAAGAACAACCTTGGGAATGGAAAGAGGAAGAGATCTGATAAG TAA